The following proteins are encoded in a genomic region of Saccharopolyspora antimicrobica:
- a CDS encoding Gfo/Idh/MocA family protein: MLHALVLGLGRAGAGLHLRVLTKARAAAPELFHPGPVIGCDPAPGARQDLPGTITTDSLAAAAEMLDPQRTVVHVCTPPDTRAAVLTRLAQHGFRRAIVEKPLATGLGDLREIDTLRRRHGLDLVVVSHWMAAELTERITALVRGGDLGDLRSIRFIQDKPRFTRSAATHGHPTAFDVELPHSLGVVLQLAGPAEVERAAWTDMHGPDTVLPAMGSAHLVLRHTGGITSELSSDLASPVQQRRITVELTGGRITGHYPISDQDDHAQLLVDGQRQVFRDDALTRFVLRAYQHFQDPAPIEHPTLQVHREVVRLLAEAKRSCLRAAERSSSHAR, encoded by the coding sequence ATGCTGCACGCACTCGTGCTCGGCCTCGGCCGCGCGGGCGCCGGCCTGCACCTGCGGGTCCTGACCAAGGCACGGGCCGCGGCCCCCGAGCTGTTCCACCCGGGCCCGGTGATCGGCTGCGACCCCGCACCGGGCGCGCGCCAGGACCTGCCCGGCACGATCACCACCGATTCCCTCGCAGCGGCGGCGGAAATGCTGGACCCGCAGCGCACCGTCGTGCACGTCTGCACGCCGCCGGACACCCGCGCCGCCGTGCTCACCCGATTGGCCCAACACGGTTTTCGCCGGGCCATCGTCGAGAAACCGCTCGCCACCGGCCTCGGCGACCTCCGCGAGATCGACACCCTGCGCCGGCGCCACGGGCTCGACCTCGTGGTGGTGTCGCACTGGATGGCCGCCGAGCTCACCGAGCGGATCACCGCGCTGGTCCGCGGTGGCGACCTCGGGGATCTGCGGTCGATCCGGTTCATCCAGGACAAACCCCGGTTCACCCGCTCCGCGGCAACGCACGGGCATCCGACCGCCTTCGACGTCGAGCTGCCGCACTCGCTCGGCGTGGTGCTCCAGCTGGCCGGACCCGCCGAGGTGGAGCGGGCGGCGTGGACCGACATGCACGGCCCGGACACCGTGCTCCCCGCCATGGGCAGCGCGCACCTGGTGCTGCGCCACACCGGCGGCATCACCAGCGAGCTCTCCTCCGACCTCGCCTCCCCCGTCCAGCAACGGCGGATCACGGTGGAGCTCACCGGCGGCCGGATCACCGGCCACTACCCGATCAGCGACCAGGACGACCACGCGCAGCTGCTGGTCGACGGGCAGCGGCAGGTCTTCCGCGACGACGCGCTGACCCGGTTCGTCCTGCGCGCCTACCAGCACTTCCAGGACCCGGCCCCGATCGAGCACCCCACGCTGCAGGTGCACCGCGAGGTCGTCCGCCTGCTCGCCGAAGCCAAGCGGAGCTGCCTGCGGGCAGCCGAGAGGAGTTCCAGCCATGCGCGGTGA